A window from Chitinivorax sp. PXF-14 encodes these proteins:
- a CDS encoding hemolysin family protein, translating to MSSQIGLVFLAFVLVFLNGFFVAAEFGLVKLRQTRVKAIAKTYGWRGRILAEVHSRLDAYLSACQLGITLASLGLGWVGEPAFARLLEPVFDWLQVGNEKLAHGIAFFVAFFIISFLHIVVGELAPKSMAIRMSERVGLWTAVPLYAFYWAMYPAIWALNTSSNWVLKLLRLDEEGSHEAHYSPDELKLILRGSRENDQYTNEDWRVLAQALDFRDYEVADLMRPISEMVALKAEDGIEANLDLMVQNRYSRYPYLGTDGEVKGIVHLKDVFFALQKGTLPDSLDALLRPAQIISPSMPALELFRRFREGAPHFAVVTYKDGQPLGFVTLDNLLSALVGEIRDEFRHTQNEWTQLDDGSLIGKGSLPIYTLERALGIDIEPEEEDAADTVGGLVMWKLRELPKEGDRIEFEQFDVVVKRMKGPRILMVRVYPKDDADMLH from the coding sequence ATGAGTAGTCAGATAGGTCTCGTTTTTCTCGCTTTCGTCCTCGTTTTTCTCAACGGCTTCTTTGTCGCGGCCGAATTTGGTCTGGTCAAGCTGCGCCAGACCCGCGTCAAGGCCATCGCCAAGACCTATGGCTGGCGTGGCCGCATTCTTGCCGAGGTGCATAGCCGCCTCGATGCCTATCTTTCCGCCTGCCAGCTCGGCATCACGCTGGCTTCGCTCGGCCTGGGCTGGGTCGGCGAGCCGGCCTTCGCCCGGCTTTTGGAGCCCGTCTTCGACTGGCTGCAGGTTGGCAACGAGAAGCTTGCCCACGGCATCGCCTTCTTCGTCGCCTTTTTCATCATTTCGTTCCTGCACATCGTGGTCGGCGAGCTCGCGCCGAAGTCGATGGCGATCCGCATGTCCGAACGTGTCGGCCTGTGGACGGCTGTCCCGCTGTACGCGTTCTACTGGGCCATGTACCCGGCCATCTGGGCGCTCAACACGAGCTCCAACTGGGTGCTCAAGCTGTTGCGCCTCGATGAGGAGGGCAGCCACGAAGCGCACTATTCGCCGGACGAGCTCAAGCTGATCCTGCGCGGCTCGCGCGAGAACGACCAGTACACCAACGAGGACTGGCGTGTGCTGGCGCAGGCGCTCGATTTCCGCGACTACGAGGTGGCGGACCTGATGCGCCCGATCAGCGAAATGGTGGCGCTGAAAGCTGAGGACGGCATCGAAGCCAATCTCGACCTGATGGTGCAGAACCGCTACAGCCGCTACCCCTATCTCGGTACGGACGGCGAGGTGAAGGGCATCGTGCACCTGAAGGATGTGTTCTTCGCGTTGCAGAAAGGCACGCTGCCCGACTCGCTGGATGCCTTGCTGCGCCCGGCCCAGATCATTTCGCCATCGATGCCGGCGCTCGAATTGTTCCGCCGCTTCCGCGAAGGAGCGCCGCATTTTGCTGTGGTGACCTACAAGGATGGCCAGCCGCTGGGCTTCGTTACGCTCGACAACCTGCTGTCGGCGCTGGTCGGCGAGATCCGCGACGAATTCCGCCACACGCAGAACGAATGGACGCAGCTCGACGATGGCTCGCTGATCGGCAAGGGCAGCCTGCCGATCTACACGCTGGAGCGGGCGCTCGGCATCGATATCGAGCCCGAGGAAGAAGATGCCGCTGATACGGTGGGCGGCCTGGTGATGTGGAAGCTGCGCGAGCTGCCGAAGGAAGGCGACCGCATCGAGTTCGAGCAGTTCGATGTCGTGGTCAAGCGCATGAAGGGGCCGCGCATCCTGATGGTCCGGGTCTATCCGAAAGACGACGCGGATATGCTGCACTGA
- the flhB gene encoding flagellar biosynthesis protein FlhB — protein sequence MPAMAEDSDLEKSEPASPRRLEEARQRGNIARSRELSTFAVVMTGVATLVLMGPQFIGELERIMRDGLTLDRKLLADPHNMLEAFYRICADALTVFTPFLVAVTIAAILAPLMMGGWLFTLEPISPKFDKLNPLPGIQRMFSVQALAEMVKAVLKSMLIGGVAGWVIWRERGEILALIGESPFSGFAHTGQLIAYTMEVVVGSMLLLVAIDVPFQLWNYHRSLRMTKEEIRQESKESEGDPHIKGRIRAMQREAARKRMMQEVPKADVIVTNPTHYAVAIKYQSGKMTAPQVVAKGSHLLAERIIELAREHKVAILRTPPFARALYFHAELGQEIPAKLYTAAAEVLAYVYQLRHYQTYGGNQPTAPDQLPVPSELDPEADKPPAEPAES from the coding sequence ATGCCCGCCATGGCAGAAGATAGCGACCTCGAAAAATCCGAACCCGCGTCACCACGACGGCTCGAAGAAGCGCGCCAGCGGGGCAATATCGCCCGCTCGCGCGAGTTGTCGACCTTTGCCGTGGTGATGACCGGTGTTGCCACACTGGTATTGATGGGCCCGCAGTTCATCGGCGAGCTCGAGCGCATCATGCGCGACGGCTTGACGCTCGATCGCAAGCTGCTGGCCGATCCACACAATATGCTGGAGGCGTTCTACCGCATCTGCGCCGATGCGCTGACGGTGTTCACGCCGTTTCTCGTCGCGGTGACGATCGCCGCGATTCTCGCACCATTGATGATGGGCGGCTGGCTGTTCACGCTGGAGCCGATCAGCCCCAAGTTCGACAAGCTGAACCCGCTGCCCGGCATCCAGCGCATGTTCTCGGTGCAGGCGCTGGCCGAGATGGTCAAGGCGGTGCTCAAGTCGATGCTGATCGGCGGCGTGGCCGGCTGGGTCATCTGGCGCGAGCGTGGCGAAATCCTCGCCCTGATCGGTGAATCGCCGTTTTCCGGTTTCGCCCACACCGGCCAGCTGATCGCCTACACCATGGAGGTGGTGGTCGGCTCGATGCTGTTGCTGGTGGCGATCGATGTCCCCTTCCAGCTGTGGAACTATCACCGCAGCCTGCGCATGACCAAGGAGGAAATCCGGCAGGAATCGAAGGAATCGGAAGGCGACCCGCACATCAAGGGCCGTATCCGCGCCATGCAGCGCGAGGCGGCACGCAAGCGCATGATGCAGGAGGTGCCGAAGGCCGACGTGATCGTCACCAACCCGACCCACTATGCGGTGGCGATCAAATACCAGAGCGGCAAGATGACGGCGCCGCAGGTCGTGGCCAAGGGCTCGCACCTCTTGGCCGAGCGCATCATCGAGCTCGCGCGCGAGCACAAGGTCGCCATCCTGCGCACACCGCCGTTTGCCCGCGCACTCTACTTCCACGCCGAGCTGGGCCAGGAAATCCCCGCCAAGCTCTATACCGCCGCGGCCGAGGTGCTGGCCTACGTCTACCAGCTACGCCACTACCAGACCTATGGCGGCAACCAGCCCACGGCCCCCGATCAACTGCCGGTGCCAAGCGAGCTCGACCCGGAAGCGGACAAGCCGCCGGCAGAGCCCGCCGAATCCTGA
- a CDS encoding alpha/beta fold hydrolase, with protein MSRFLAILLLSLSLFELAGCSTEQTVHAAIGFERTLSGLDRNHAEIDGHTVYYLEGGSGETVVMLHGFGGDADNWTRFSRHLTDDYHVIAPDLPGFGESSRLPAASYGVRQQVERVRLLLDQKGIDKVHIGGNSMGGYIAAWFAATYPERVKSLALFDAAGINSPTLSPVLKQILDGGSNRLIIDDPARFDDFLQLIFADPPYIPGFFKDYLAQKAYGNSAFNRKIFDELWSQRLPLEGELPKIKARTLIVWGDQDRVIDISSVPVLQQGLKQVETRAVILPGVGHVPMVERPAETAKAYRTFIAGGA; from the coding sequence ATGTCGCGCTTCCTCGCCATCCTGCTGCTCTCCCTGAGCCTGTTCGAATTGGCGGGCTGCTCCACCGAGCAGACCGTCCATGCCGCCATCGGCTTCGAACGCACGCTGTCCGGGCTCGACCGCAACCATGCCGAGATCGACGGCCATACCGTCTATTACCTCGAAGGCGGCAGCGGCGAAACCGTCGTCATGCTGCACGGCTTCGGTGGCGACGCCGACAACTGGACGCGCTTTTCGCGCCACCTTACCGACGACTACCATGTGATCGCACCCGACCTGCCGGGCTTTGGCGAATCCAGCCGCTTGCCGGCGGCCTCTTACGGCGTGCGGCAGCAGGTCGAGCGCGTGCGCCTGCTGCTCGACCAGAAGGGCATCGACAAGGTCCATATCGGCGGCAACTCGATGGGCGGCTATATCGCCGCCTGGTTCGCCGCCACCTACCCCGAGCGAGTGAAGAGCCTCGCGCTGTTCGACGCCGCCGGCATCAACAGCCCGACGCTGTCGCCGGTGCTCAAGCAGATTCTCGACGGCGGCAGCAATCGCCTGATCATCGACGACCCGGCCCGGTTCGACGATTTCCTGCAGCTGATCTTCGCCGACCCGCCCTACATCCCTGGCTTCTTCAAGGATTACCTGGCGCAGAAGGCCTATGGCAACAGCGCGTTCAACCGCAAGATCTTCGACGAGCTGTGGTCGCAGCGCCTGCCGCTGGAGGGCGAGCTGCCGAAGATCAAGGCACGCACGCTGATCGTCTGGGGCGACCAGGACCGCGTAATCGACATATCCAGCGTGCCGGTGCTGCAGCAGGGGCTGAAACAGGTGGAAACCCGGGCGGTCATCCTGCCTGGCGTCGGCCATGTGCCGATGGTGGAAAGGCCCGCCGAGACGGCAAAGGCCTACCGCACCTTCATCGCGGGTGGCGCGTAA
- a CDS encoding CsgG/HfaB family protein: MSPSTRLLPILAVMALAGCKPGGIETGNAGGLVTGSAGQKSASGETRKIEKCDAAVATVGVVENPNGYTYSSGRGNLPESPVPLVRLMLQQSGCFRVVDRNLGLKGTKQELELQESGLTRKDSTVNPRGNVLEAQYVLTPTLVFSEQNAGGGLEGILARIPVIGQFAGLADKVKFKEAQVVLTLTDAQTTEQLASAEGSSRATDLGTAGLMIGAAGGAGMAGWSNTNEGKVISAAFLDSVNKLIPHVRELETKAMPARVATRKG, translated from the coding sequence ATGAGCCCAAGTACCCGTCTGCTGCCAATTCTCGCCGTGATGGCCCTCGCCGGATGCAAGCCCGGCGGTATCGAGACCGGCAACGCCGGCGGCCTGGTGACAGGCAGCGCCGGGCAGAAAAGCGCATCGGGCGAGACGCGCAAGATCGAGAAGTGCGATGCGGCGGTAGCCACGGTGGGCGTGGTCGAGAACCCGAACGGCTATACCTACAGCAGTGGCCGCGGCAATCTGCCCGAATCGCCGGTGCCGCTGGTTCGCCTGATGTTGCAACAGAGCGGCTGCTTCCGCGTGGTCGACCGCAATCTTGGCCTGAAAGGCACCAAGCAGGAATTGGAATTGCAGGAATCCGGCCTGACGCGCAAGGACAGCACGGTAAACCCGCGCGGCAATGTGCTCGAAGCGCAATATGTGCTGACACCCACCCTGGTGTTTTCCGAACAGAATGCCGGCGGCGGCCTGGAGGGCATCCTCGCGCGCATCCCGGTCATCGGGCAGTTTGCCGGCCTGGCCGACAAGGTCAAATTCAAGGAGGCTCAGGTGGTGCTGACGCTGACCGATGCGCAGACCACCGAGCAGCTGGCCAGCGCCGAGGGCTCGTCGCGCGCCACCGATCTCGGCACCGCCGGCCTGATGATCGGCGCCGCGGGCGGAGCCGGCATGGCGGGCTGGAGCAACACCAACGAGGGTAAGGTGATCTCGGCCGCCTTCCTGGATTCGGTCAACAAGCTGATCCCGCATGTGCGCGAACTCGAGACCAAGGCCATGCCGGCCCGTGTCGCGACGCGCAAGGGCTGA
- a CDS encoding CatB-related O-acetyltransferase produces the protein MKLQPDDGYIGLAENHEWSKRFMVLQFEGGGISLIPHGFFTTWLDAEPNFGSCPFGRCSGFGTGSRVKYDNDQQKLVVGRFVSAGQNVKIVLNGQHEIRTISSYLFGLAGLQQSNVPILGDVVLGNDLWIGDEAMILGGANIGSGCVVGARALVTQNQVLEPYGIYAGTPARLVRFRFSERVRELLLQLQWWDKPLSWVKQHNDKFLTFLTEDEGRAIEILNELIASKHSAQSPYASLSQFGFRQTWKG, from the coding sequence TTGAAGCTGCAACCGGATGATGGGTATATAGGGCTGGCGGAGAATCACGAGTGGAGCAAGCGCTTCATGGTGCTCCAGTTCGAGGGTGGGGGTATTTCGCTGATCCCCCACGGCTTCTTCACCACCTGGCTCGATGCCGAGCCGAACTTCGGCTCCTGCCCGTTTGGCCGCTGTTCCGGCTTTGGCACCGGCTCCAGGGTCAAGTATGACAACGATCAACAGAAGCTGGTCGTCGGGCGCTTCGTCAGCGCCGGGCAGAACGTCAAGATCGTGCTGAACGGCCAGCACGAGATCCGCACCATTTCCTCCTACCTTTTCGGGCTGGCCGGCCTGCAGCAGTCTAATGTGCCCATCCTCGGCGACGTGGTGCTCGGCAACGATCTGTGGATCGGCGACGAGGCGATGATCCTGGGCGGGGCGAATATCGGCTCGGGCTGCGTGGTGGGCGCCCGCGCGCTGGTGACGCAGAACCAGGTGCTGGAGCCTTACGGCATCTACGCCGGCACGCCGGCGCGGCTGGTGCGCTTCCGTTTCTCCGAGCGCGTGCGCGAGCTGTTGCTGCAGCTGCAATGGTGGGACAAGCCGCTGTCGTGGGTGAAACAGCACAACGACAAATTCCTGACCTTCCTCACCGAGGACGAAGGCCGCGCGATCGAGATACTCAACGAGCTGATCGCAAGCAAGCACTCGGCGCAGAGCCCCTACGCCAGCCTGTCGCAGTTCGGTTTCCGGCAGACCTGGAAAGGCTGA
- a CDS encoding phasin family protein encodes MFVTPEKLAELNEASLTKALRVSNIALAGIERLVSLQLEVTKELLADSSESAKAVAKVKDVQGLSSLQDTLAKPSLDKAFGVAKSFYDAAASTQAEFAKVIEEEVVAANKSVAGLIDNLQKYAPAGSDVAINAIKTAVAAATSAYDNVTKAAQKVTTDLAEAGVAAATSSAKAVGAAAAPRKKPAAAADA; translated from the coding sequence ATGTTCGTAACTCCGGAAAAGCTCGCTGAGCTGAACGAAGCCAGCCTGACCAAGGCTCTGCGTGTATCCAACATTGCTCTGGCCGGCATCGAGCGCCTGGTCAGCCTGCAACTCGAAGTCACCAAGGAACTGCTGGCCGACAGCAGCGAATCCGCCAAGGCTGTAGCCAAGGTCAAGGACGTACAAGGCTTGAGCTCGCTGCAGGACACGCTGGCCAAGCCGTCGCTGGACAAGGCCTTTGGCGTTGCCAAGAGCTTCTACGATGCGGCTGCCAGCACCCAGGCCGAGTTTGCCAAGGTGATCGAGGAAGAAGTCGTTGCCGCCAACAAGAGCGTTGCCGGCCTGATCGACAACCTGCAGAAGTACGCACCGGCTGGTTCCGATGTTGCCATCAACGCGATCAAGACCGCCGTTGCCGCTGCGACCTCGGCCTACGACAACGTGACCAAGGCAGCTCAAAAGGTAACGACCGACCTGGCCGAAGCCGGTGTGGCTGCTGCTACCTCGTCGGCTAAGGCTGTTGGTGCCGCTGCTGCGCCGCGCAAGAAGCCTGCTGCCGCTGCTGATGCATAA
- a CDS encoding HDOD domain-containing protein encodes MDAGQDNKLDNYFMAQATQPKQVGRYQIIKLLGKGGQGAVYFAHDPKLQRPVALKTVRLDRQSPEAKEALLIEARTVSQVQHRNIVTLYDVIEQDDSLYLVFEYVEGQPLSQLLRGGQSLAPERAVEIALQVLDGLAYAHGKNIIHCDIKPANIMIDAQGVARIMDFGIARRSGDRSEPLNGTVAYMAPETIEGQAQGKAVDVFAMGMVLYEMLAGRPPVSGDNAFRLMHAIANERFQSPSALNHEVDEALDGIVMRALLKSPDDRYHNADDMRTALKQYAEPSSAEEEVVDASQSTLEFLLRRIRLKNDFPALSQSISAINKITNADSESLHALSAVILKDFSLTNKLLRLVNSAVYGHFGGTISTISRAVIILGFETVRNLAITLILFEHLQNKSQALQLRDEVIRTFFNGLVAKQIEHKLGGRGAEESFICAMFHNLGRLLAHFYLYDEAMEIRRRVQAEEMSEPSAEIAVLGLSYAELGMGIARAWNFPEKIVESMKPPADHVRAPQNQMERLRAVSGMANELTRIATASPPKEKANRLSALSRRFSSALPLSESELTRLVDESIKEFINEAALFGVNSSQSEALRNAREWAGLPTASRGASDEPADTIERQILETEAVAAELMQEPDRQDAKAVLSAGIQDITNSLVDNYNLNDLLRIILETMYRGMGFDRVLLCTRDVRSNALAARIGFGPNIDMILKRFVIPLGKSQDVFQVALDRQADIFLNDVNQENIRDRIPQWYKDALGAQTFILLPLIIDKKIIGLFYGDKARAGELHIPPAELNLLKTLRNQAVLAIRQKQMG; translated from the coding sequence ATGGATGCGGGACAAGACAACAAGCTGGACAACTATTTCATGGCGCAAGCGACACAGCCGAAGCAAGTCGGGCGATATCAGATCATCAAGTTGCTGGGCAAGGGCGGGCAGGGTGCCGTCTATTTCGCCCATGACCCCAAGCTGCAGCGCCCGGTAGCGCTGAAGACCGTCCGCCTTGACCGGCAGAGCCCGGAAGCGAAAGAGGCGTTGCTGATCGAGGCGCGCACCGTGAGCCAGGTGCAGCACCGTAATATCGTCACGCTGTACGACGTGATCGAGCAGGACGACTCGCTCTACCTGGTATTCGAATATGTCGAGGGGCAGCCGCTGTCCCAGCTCCTGCGCGGTGGCCAATCGCTGGCGCCCGAGCGCGCGGTGGAGATCGCCCTGCAGGTGCTCGATGGGCTCGCCTACGCCCACGGCAAGAACATCATTCATTGCGACATCAAGCCCGCCAACATCATGATCGACGCGCAAGGCGTGGCGCGCATCATGGACTTCGGCATCGCGCGGAGGAGCGGCGACCGCAGCGAGCCATTGAACGGAACCGTGGCCTACATGGCGCCCGAGACGATAGAGGGCCAGGCGCAGGGCAAGGCGGTCGATGTGTTCGCGATGGGCATGGTGCTGTACGAGATGCTGGCGGGGCGCCCGCCCGTGTCCGGCGACAATGCGTTCAGACTGATGCATGCGATCGCCAACGAGCGCTTCCAGTCGCCCTCGGCGCTCAACCACGAGGTTGACGAAGCGTTGGATGGCATCGTCATGCGCGCGCTGCTCAAATCGCCCGACGACCGCTACCACAACGCCGACGACATGCGCACCGCGCTCAAGCAGTACGCGGAACCGAGCAGTGCCGAGGAGGAGGTCGTCGACGCCAGCCAGAGCACGCTGGAATTCCTGCTGCGGCGCATCCGCCTGAAGAATGACTTCCCCGCGCTGTCTCAGTCCATCAGCGCCATCAACAAGATCACCAACGCCGATTCGGAAAGCCTGCACGCGCTGTCCGCGGTCATCCTCAAGGATTTCTCGCTGACCAACAAGCTCCTGCGGCTGGTCAACTCGGCGGTGTACGGCCATTTCGGTGGCACGATCAGCACGATCTCGCGTGCGGTCATCATTCTCGGCTTCGAGACCGTGCGCAATCTGGCGATCACGCTGATCCTGTTCGAGCATCTGCAGAACAAGAGCCAGGCGCTGCAGCTGCGCGACGAGGTCATCCGCACCTTCTTCAACGGCCTGGTGGCGAAGCAGATCGAGCACAAGCTCGGTGGGCGCGGGGCGGAGGAAAGCTTCATCTGCGCCATGTTCCACAATCTGGGCCGGCTGCTGGCGCATTTCTATCTGTACGACGAGGCGATGGAGATCCGCCGCCGCGTACAGGCCGAGGAGATGAGCGAGCCATCGGCCGAGATCGCGGTGCTCGGGCTGTCTTATGCCGAGCTGGGCATGGGCATCGCACGGGCCTGGAATTTCCCGGAGAAGATCGTCGAGAGCATGAAGCCGCCGGCCGATCATGTGCGCGCGCCGCAGAACCAGATGGAAAGGCTGCGTGCGGTCTCCGGCATGGCCAACGAGCTGACGCGCATCGCCACCGCGAGCCCGCCCAAGGAAAAGGCCAATCGGCTGTCCGCGCTGAGCCGGCGCTTCTCGTCCGCCTTGCCGCTGAGTGAAAGCGAGCTGACGCGGCTGGTCGACGAATCGATCAAGGAATTCATTAACGAGGCAGCACTGTTCGGTGTCAACTCGTCGCAGAGCGAGGCCCTGCGCAATGCGCGCGAATGGGCGGGGCTGCCGACCGCCAGCCGTGGCGCCAGCGACGAGCCGGCCGACACCATCGAGCGGCAAATCCTCGAGACTGAGGCCGTGGCCGCCGAGCTGATGCAGGAGCCCGACCGGCAAGATGCCAAGGCGGTGCTGTCGGCGGGTATCCAGGACATCACCAACTCGCTGGTCGACAATTACAACCTCAACGACCTGCTGCGCATCATTCTGGAAACCATGTATCGCGGCATGGGGTTCGACCGCGTGCTGCTGTGCACGCGCGATGTCCGCAGCAACGCACTGGCGGCCCGCATCGGCTTTGGCCCCAATATCGACATGATACTGAAGCGTTTCGTCATTCCGCTGGGCAAGTCGCAGGATGTGTTCCAGGTTGCGCTCGACCGGCAGGCCGACATCTTTCTCAACGACGTCAACCAGGAAAACATCCGCGACCGCATCCCGCAGTGGTACAAGGACGCGCTTGGCGCGCAGACCTTCATCCTGCTGCCGCTGATCATCGACAAGAAGATCATTGGCCTGTTCTATGGTGACAAGGCGCGTGCAGGGGAGCTCCACATCCCGCCGGCGGAGCTGAATCTGCTCAAGACCCTGCGCAATCAGGCTGTGCTCGCCATCCGCCAGAAACAGATGGGCTGA
- a CDS encoding bifunctional (p)ppGpp synthetase/guanosine-3',5'-bis(diphosphate) 3'-pyrophosphohydrolase, with translation MVSVVRPISPTAAATLDRQAFLQQLSGQYAEADLDLLDRALGTIAPLYEGRSIASTGEALLPHAIGTAAIVAQLKLDAEAVAAALLFAWPDYVADWREPCEQRFGTTITHLVEGVGRVRKIQELQKLDHPELKAEERHAQAEALRKMLLAMVEDIRAVLVKLAWRTQTMHYLSEVDADTARRVARETLDVFAPLANRLGVWQIKWELEDLAFRFLEPQLYKKIAKLLDEKRLDREQFIADVLRILRGELQALGIHGEVSGRPKHIYSIYKKMQKKHLDFSEVYDVRAVRVLVDDIKDCYTVLGIVHNLWQPIPGEFDDYIAHPKGNFYRSLHTAVVGPNDKALEVQIRTYDMHKHAELGVAAHWRYKEGGKQDPKYEEKIAWLRQILEWRDEVSDASDLAQQFKTELFQDTVYVLTPQGRVIALPKGATPVDFAYHVHTDLGHRCRGAKVNGKIVPLDTTLENGQRIEIMAAKQGGPSVDWLHRGFLKSPRAINKVRAWIRAQNTDIAVAEGRQVFEREAARLGLLNVNVEQVAQRLDFDDTEEFFKALGHDDIGLRQLASALQTVVAPEPAPAVEAADLVRQPKVQKHGQGVLVVGVDKLMTVLAKCCKPVPPDEVVGFVTRGRGISIHRSNCLTLKRLSANAPERLLEASWGASGGSVFSVDIEVEAHDRQSLLRDVSDAIMRDKVNITGANTLSKDQRAFMRFTVEVNNAEQLRHLLHLILDVPGVIRASRR, from the coding sequence ATGGTTTCCGTCGTACGTCCCATTTCTCCCACTGCTGCTGCCACCCTGGATCGCCAGGCTTTTCTGCAGCAACTGTCCGGTCAATACGCCGAGGCCGATCTCGACTTGCTCGATCGGGCGCTGGGCACCATTGCGCCGCTGTATGAAGGCCGCAGCATTGCCAGTACCGGCGAGGCGTTGCTGCCCCATGCGATCGGCACCGCAGCCATCGTGGCGCAGCTCAAGCTCGATGCCGAGGCCGTGGCTGCTGCCCTGCTGTTTGCCTGGCCCGATTATGTGGCGGACTGGCGCGAGCCGTGCGAGCAGCGCTTCGGCACCACGATCACGCATCTGGTCGAGGGGGTGGGGCGGGTGCGCAAGATACAGGAGCTGCAGAAGCTCGATCATCCGGAGCTCAAGGCGGAAGAGCGCCATGCCCAGGCTGAGGCGCTGCGCAAGATGCTGCTGGCCATGGTGGAGGACATCCGCGCGGTGCTGGTGAAGCTCGCCTGGCGCACGCAGACCATGCATTACCTGTCCGAGGTGGATGCCGACACGGCCCGCCGCGTGGCGCGCGAGACGCTCGACGTATTCGCGCCGCTCGCCAACCGGCTTGGCGTGTGGCAGATCAAGTGGGAACTGGAGGATCTGGCCTTCCGCTTTCTCGAGCCGCAGCTGTACAAGAAGATTGCCAAGCTGCTCGACGAAAAGCGCCTCGACCGCGAGCAGTTCATCGCCGACGTGCTGCGCATCCTGCGCGGCGAACTCCAGGCGCTGGGCATCCACGGCGAGGTTAGCGGCCGTCCCAAGCACATCTACAGCATCTACAAGAAGATGCAGAAGAAGCACCTCGACTTTTCCGAGGTGTACGATGTGCGCGCGGTGCGTGTGCTGGTTGATGACATCAAGGACTGCTACACCGTGCTCGGCATCGTGCACAACCTGTGGCAGCCGATTCCCGGCGAGTTCGACGACTACATCGCGCATCCCAAGGGCAATTTCTACCGCTCGCTGCATACCGCCGTGGTGGGGCCGAACGACAAGGCGCTCGAAGTGCAGATCCGCACCTACGACATGCACAAGCATGCCGAGCTCGGCGTGGCGGCACACTGGCGCTACAAGGAGGGCGGCAAGCAGGACCCGAAATACGAAGAGAAGATCGCCTGGCTCAGGCAGATTCTCGAATGGCGCGACGAGGTCAGCGATGCCAGCGATCTCGCCCAGCAATTCAAGACGGAGCTGTTCCAGGACACGGTCTACGTGCTGACGCCGCAAGGCCGCGTGATCGCGCTGCCCAAGGGGGCCACGCCGGTCGATTTCGCTTATCACGTGCACACCGATCTGGGCCACCGCTGCCGCGGCGCCAAGGTGAACGGCAAGATCGTGCCGCTCGATACCACGCTCGAGAACGGCCAGCGCATCGAGATCATGGCAGCGAAGCAGGGGGGGCCAAGCGTGGATTGGCTGCACCGCGGCTTCCTCAAGAGCCCGCGCGCGATCAACAAGGTGCGCGCCTGGATCCGTGCGCAGAATACCGACATCGCCGTTGCCGAAGGGCGCCAGGTGTTCGAGCGTGAGGCTGCGCGGCTCGGGCTGCTCAATGTGAATGTCGAGCAGGTGGCCCAGCGGCTCGATTTTGACGATACCGAAGAGTTCTTCAAGGCACTTGGTCACGATGACATCGGCCTGCGTCAGCTTGCCAGTGCGTTGCAGACAGTAGTGGCGCCCGAGCCGGCGCCTGCCGTCGAGGCGGCCGACCTGGTGCGGCAGCCCAAGGTGCAGAAGCATGGCCAGGGGGTGCTCGTCGTCGGTGTCGACAAGCTGATGACCGTGCTCGCCAAGTGCTGCAAGCCCGTGCCGCCGGATGAGGTGGTCGGCTTCGTCACGCGTGGGCGCGGCATCAGCATCCACCGCAGCAACTGCCTCACGCTCAAGCGGCTCTCCGCCAACGCGCCGGAGCGCCTGCTGGAGGCAAGCTGGGGCGCGTCGGGCGGCAGTGTCTTCTCGGTCGATATCGAGGTGGAGGCGCACGACCGCCAGAGCCTGCTGCGCGACGTGTCGGATGCCATCATGCGCGACAAGGTCAATATCACCGGGGCGAACACGCTGTCGAAAGACCAGCGCGCTTTCATGCGCTTTACCGTCGAGGTCAACAATGCGGAACAGCTGCGCCACCTGCTGCACCTGATCCTCGATGTGCCGGGCGTGATCCGCGCATCAAGGCGTTGA